From the genome of Syngnathus acus chromosome 24, fSynAcu1.2, whole genome shotgun sequence, one region includes:
- the fam184a gene encoding protein FAM184A isoform X1, translated as MATGSGWQQYYCPAGQGKYPSSSTTSTTTTSFQSGLAMEYTQDLHLKMSKKIAQLTKVIYALNTKNDEHEAAIATLKEAHEEEVQQILSETREKILQYKSKISDEMDLKRRIQSLEESMELHERMKRQALAEFDNYRQRVEDLQLCTEAQHTQRVVSMSREVEEMRRSFEEKLRTFGQAQAQFEQEKKAALEELKGQHRQEVQELLRSHQSHNANYSKDQEKLGQLHKAEVDSLTERVEELKQDKKRLVDEYEAKLSKAQAFYERELEAMKRTQQLTADNLLAWKRTEAELRREFQTQEAALQKTLGKLRTELARVSEEARDHRERSHKLQASLAASESAVKELSKQLDEVTQNSEIVEIRQKEAECELEAARDRVQQQATEILLKASQISSLQATQMTQEAAVRDLDNERSRLKDKVLRLEEEREALHTQSQALDERHKQQLQSLHKTLREEKAAHEKDMNGLRARYEEESGQSKENQARVLDEVAKKHRAALESTLGGAERDKNRLLAELEQQFEQERRTLEEQRNLLQMQLEQLREEMSSKLDAADQEVRRLQEEVEHGERDMSAAECQIATMRQAQDKLLEELDATRGRLRETSNLLTALQGELEVQTRQHEAKVITTKEEEKHKMDKMALELELKWTETLRQECKKLREELREEHAADKAAALSQLAQSKEQEMSNSRDSWQRKVDDLLEQISLLKQSLEMQLSQSQSSLQQLQQQFSQEREHLRTQLDELQTEHQRRHQRLHEAQCCALQDVEHARQRDIKELEERLRQHHHAELQSLREAHRHSVETLKQQSEQELQTLRFELEDEGKAMLASLRSELNHIHASAIEHLRQNHQQEVTAVKKELEKTVEKTCLQERELLGRMAELQEEATRRKKHIAQLDHQIHTLNENISSLTKELELKGKEVLKIRSEANQQIRAHEQELQKRHEREVSEMNAAHSRDTQHMLADFNKAQEVLKDKISALQILLEGTEDKFRNRESRPEDLQMIAELKDMVSERESLVKKLVDDKKFYQLELVNRESNFNKVFNASPNVGVINPLIKQKRKNEKAAASRFGSSAGFRVLEAAGSGPAGGPPPPPPPPPPPAQPGRLEPLPHSPLLLHHLELNANKPLPPPPTPPTEPKKFTSPPETKDVAMDLPDAQRQEWFAQYFSF; from the exons GTAATCTACGCACTCAACACCAAGAACGACGAGCACGAGGCGGCCATCGCCACCCTGAAGGAGGCTCACGAGGAGGAGGTGCAGCAGATCCTCTCTGAGACCAGGGAGAAGATTTTACAG TATAAGAGCAAGATCAGCGACGAGATGGACCTGAAGAGACGCATCCAGTCCCTGGAGGAGTCCATGGAGCTGCACGAGAGGATGAAGAGGCAGGCGCTGGCCGAGTTTGACAACTACCGGCAGAGGGTGGAGGACCTGCAGCTGTGCACCGAGGCTCAG CACACCCAACGGGTGGTGTCCATGTCGCGCGAGGTGGAGGAGATGCGGCGCTCGTTCGAGGAGAAGCTGCGCACCTTCGGCCAGGCGCAGGCGCAATTCGAGCAGGAGAAGAAAGCGGCGCTGGAGGAACTGAAGGGTCAACACCGGCAGGAGGTGCAGGAGCTCCTCCGCAGCCACCAGAGCCACAACGCCAACTACAGCAAAGACCAAGAGAAGCTGGGCCAGCTCCACAAAGCCGAG GTGGATTCTCTGACAGAACGAGTAGAAGAACTCAAGCAGGACAAGAAGAGACTTGTGGATGAGTATGAGGCCAAACTCAGCAAG GCTCAGGCCTTTTACGAGCGCGAACTGGAGGCCATGAAGCGAACGCAGCAGCTGACGGCCGACAACCTTCTAGCGTGGAAGCGCACCGAGGCCGAGCTGCGCCGCGAGTTTCAGACGCAGGAGGCGGCGCTGCAGAAGACTCTGGGCAAGCTCCGGACCGAGCTGGCCCGCGTCAGCGAGGAGGCTCGCGATCACCGCGAGCGCTCGCACAAGCTGCAGGCCTCGCTCGCCGCCTCTGAGAGTGCCGTCAAg GAGCTGAGCAAGCAGCTGGACGAGGTGACGCAGAATTCCGAGATTGTGGAGATCCGCCAAAAGGAGGCCGAGTGCGAGCTGGAGGCGGCCCGGGATCGAGTCCAGCAGCAGGCCACCGAGATCCTCCTCAAAGCCA GTCAGATCAGCAGCCTGCAAGCCACCCAGATGACTCAGGAGGCGGCCGTGCGGGACCTGGACAACGAGCGCAGCCGTCTGAAGGATAAAGTGCTGAGGCTGGAGGAGGAACGCGAGGCGCTCCACACCCAGAGCCAAGCGCTGGACGAGAGGCACAAGCAACAACTGCAGTCCCTGCACAAG ACGCTACGCGAGGAGAAGGCGGCTCACGAGAAGGACATGAACGGCCTGCGAGCTCGCTACGAAGAGGAAAGCGGCCAGAGCAAGGAGAACCAGGCCCGGGTTCTGGACGAGGTGGCCAAGAAGCATCGGGCCGCGCTGGAGAGCACGCTCGGCGGAGCGGAGAGGGACAAAAACAGACTCTTGGCT GAGCTGGAGCAGCAGTTTGAGCAAGAGCGCCGCACGCTGGAGGAACAGAGGAACCTCCTGCAAATGCAGCTGGAGCAGCTGAGGGAGGAAATGAGCTCCAAGCTCGACGCCGCCGACCAAGAG GTGCGGCGTCtgcaggaggaggtggagcacgGCGAGAGGGACATGAGCGCGGCCGAGTGCCAGATAGCCACCATGAGGCAGGCGCAGGACAAActgctggaggagctggacgCCACCAGGGGGCGACTGAGGGAGACAAGCAACCTGCTCACCGCCCTGCAG GGCGAGCTGGAGGTCCAAACACGACAACATGAAGCCAAAGTCATCACCaccaaagaggaagagaaaCATAAGATGGATAAGATGGCTTTGGAGCTGGAACTCAAGTGGACCGAGACCCTCAG GCAAGAATGCAAGAAACTGCGCGAGGAGCTACGAGAGGAGCACGCGGCGGACAAAGCGGCCGCCTTGAGCCAGCTGGCCCAAAGCAAAGAGCAAGAGATGAGCAACTCCCGAGACAGCTGGCAGAGGAAAGTGGACGACCTGCTGGAACAG ATCTCCTTGCTGAAGCAGAGTCTGGAGATGCAATTGTCGCAGTCGCAGTCGTCGctgcagcagcttcagcagcAGTTCAGCCAGGAGCGCGAGCACCTGCGAACGCAGCTCGACGAGCTGCAGACGGAGCACCAGCGCCGACACCAGCGGCTGCACGAGGCTCAGTGCTGCGCCCTGCAGGACGTCGAGCACGCCCGCCAACGAGATATCAAG gagctggaggagcgcCTCCGTCAGCACCATCACGCCGAGCTCCAGTCGCTGCGAGAGGCCCACCGGCACAGCGTGGAGACCCTCAAGCAGCAGTCGGAGCAGGAGCTGCAGACGCTACGATTCGAGCTGGAGGATGAGGGCAAGGCCATGCTGG CATCTCTTCGGTCGGAGCTGAATCACATCCACGCGTCGGCCATTGAGCACCTGCGACAAAACCACCAACAGGAAGTGACGGCCGTCAAGAAGGAACTGGAAAAGACGGTGGAGAAAACCTGCCTTCAG GAGCGCGAGCTGCTGGGCCGCATGGCCGAGCTGCAGGAGGAGGCCACGCGGCGGAAGAAGCACATCGCTCAGCTGGACCACCAAATCCACACGCTCAACGAGAACATCAGCAGCCTTACCAAGGAGCTGGAGCTCAAAGGCAAGGAGGTGCTCAAGATACGCAGCGAGGCCAACCAGCAGATCAG GGCCCACGAGCAGGAGCTGCAAAAACGTCACGAGCGAGAAGTGTCGGAGATGAACGCCGCCCACAGCAGAGACACGCAGCACATGTTGGCCGACTTCAACAAGGCGCAGGAGGTCCTCAAGGATAAGATCTCGGCCCTGCAGATTCT GCTGGAAGGCACCGAAGATAAATTCAGGAACAGGGAAAGTCGCCCCGAGGATCTGCAGATGATCGCCGAGCTCAAGGATATGGTGTCCGAGAGGGAATCACTCGTCAAGAAGCTGGTG GACGACAAGAAGTTCTACCAGCTGGAGCTGGTCAACCGAGAGAGCAACTTCAACAAGGTCTTCAACGCCAGTCCCAACGTTGGCGTCATCAACCCGCTCATCAAG CAAAAGCGAAAGAATGAGAAAGCGGCGGCGAGCAGATTCGGCAGCTCCGCCGGTTTCAGGGTTCTGGAGGCAGCCGGCTCGGGCCCGGCGGgcggcccgccgccgccgccacctccgccgccgcccccgGCCCAGCCCGGCCGCCTCGAACCCCTTCCCCattcccccctcctcctccatcaccTCGAGCTGAACGCCAACAAACCTCTTCCCCCGCCGCCGACCCCTCCCACAGAACCCAAGAAGTTCACGag
- the fam184a gene encoding protein FAM184A isoform X2 translates to MATGSGWQQYYCPAGQGKYPSSSTTSTTTTSFQSGLAMEYTQDLHLKMSKKIAQLTKVIYALNTKNDEHEAAIATLKEAHEEEVQQILSETREKILQYKSKISDEMDLKRRIQSLEESMELHERMKRQALAEFDNYRQRVEDLQLCTEAQHTQRVVSMSREVEEMRRSFEEKLRTFGQAQAQFEQEKKAALEELKGQHRQEVQELLRSHQSHNANYSKDQEKLGQLHKAEVDSLTERVEELKQDKKRLVDEYEAKLSKAQAFYERELEAMKRTQQLTADNLLAWKRTEAELRREFQTQEAALQKTLGKLRTELARVSEEARDHRERSHKLQASLAASESAVKELSKQLDEVTQNSEIVEIRQKEAECELEAARDRVQQQATEILLKASQISSLQATQMTQEAAVRDLDNERSRLKDKVLRLEEEREALHTQSQALDERHKQQLQSLHKTLREEKAAHEKDMNGLRARYEEESGQSKENQARVLDEVAKKHRAALESTLGGAERDKNRLLAELEQQFEQERRTLEEQRNLLQMQLEQLREEMSSKLDAADQEVRRLQEEVEHGERDMSAAECQIATMRQAQDKLLEELDATRGRLRETSNLLTALQGELEVQTRQHEAKVITTKEEEKHKMDKMALELELKWTETLRQECKKLREELREEHAADKAAALSQLAQSKEQEMSNSRDSWQRKVDDLLEQISLLKQSLEMQLSQSQSSLQQLQQQFSQEREHLRTQLDELQTEHQRRHQRLHEAQCCALQDVEHARQRDIKELEERLRQHHHAELQSLREAHRHSVETLKQQSEQELQTLRFELEDEGKAMLASLRSELNHIHASAIEHLRQNHQQEVTAVKKELEKTVEKTCLQERELLGRMAELQEEATRRKKHIAQLDHQIHTLNENISSLTKELELKGKEVLKIRSEANQQIRAHEQELQKRHEREVSEMNAAHSRDTQHMLADFNKAQEVLKDKISALQILLEGTEDKFRNRESRPEDLQMIAELKDMVSERESLVKKLVDDKKFYQLELVNRESNFNKVFNASPNVGVINPLIKPS, encoded by the exons GTAATCTACGCACTCAACACCAAGAACGACGAGCACGAGGCGGCCATCGCCACCCTGAAGGAGGCTCACGAGGAGGAGGTGCAGCAGATCCTCTCTGAGACCAGGGAGAAGATTTTACAG TATAAGAGCAAGATCAGCGACGAGATGGACCTGAAGAGACGCATCCAGTCCCTGGAGGAGTCCATGGAGCTGCACGAGAGGATGAAGAGGCAGGCGCTGGCCGAGTTTGACAACTACCGGCAGAGGGTGGAGGACCTGCAGCTGTGCACCGAGGCTCAG CACACCCAACGGGTGGTGTCCATGTCGCGCGAGGTGGAGGAGATGCGGCGCTCGTTCGAGGAGAAGCTGCGCACCTTCGGCCAGGCGCAGGCGCAATTCGAGCAGGAGAAGAAAGCGGCGCTGGAGGAACTGAAGGGTCAACACCGGCAGGAGGTGCAGGAGCTCCTCCGCAGCCACCAGAGCCACAACGCCAACTACAGCAAAGACCAAGAGAAGCTGGGCCAGCTCCACAAAGCCGAG GTGGATTCTCTGACAGAACGAGTAGAAGAACTCAAGCAGGACAAGAAGAGACTTGTGGATGAGTATGAGGCCAAACTCAGCAAG GCTCAGGCCTTTTACGAGCGCGAACTGGAGGCCATGAAGCGAACGCAGCAGCTGACGGCCGACAACCTTCTAGCGTGGAAGCGCACCGAGGCCGAGCTGCGCCGCGAGTTTCAGACGCAGGAGGCGGCGCTGCAGAAGACTCTGGGCAAGCTCCGGACCGAGCTGGCCCGCGTCAGCGAGGAGGCTCGCGATCACCGCGAGCGCTCGCACAAGCTGCAGGCCTCGCTCGCCGCCTCTGAGAGTGCCGTCAAg GAGCTGAGCAAGCAGCTGGACGAGGTGACGCAGAATTCCGAGATTGTGGAGATCCGCCAAAAGGAGGCCGAGTGCGAGCTGGAGGCGGCCCGGGATCGAGTCCAGCAGCAGGCCACCGAGATCCTCCTCAAAGCCA GTCAGATCAGCAGCCTGCAAGCCACCCAGATGACTCAGGAGGCGGCCGTGCGGGACCTGGACAACGAGCGCAGCCGTCTGAAGGATAAAGTGCTGAGGCTGGAGGAGGAACGCGAGGCGCTCCACACCCAGAGCCAAGCGCTGGACGAGAGGCACAAGCAACAACTGCAGTCCCTGCACAAG ACGCTACGCGAGGAGAAGGCGGCTCACGAGAAGGACATGAACGGCCTGCGAGCTCGCTACGAAGAGGAAAGCGGCCAGAGCAAGGAGAACCAGGCCCGGGTTCTGGACGAGGTGGCCAAGAAGCATCGGGCCGCGCTGGAGAGCACGCTCGGCGGAGCGGAGAGGGACAAAAACAGACTCTTGGCT GAGCTGGAGCAGCAGTTTGAGCAAGAGCGCCGCACGCTGGAGGAACAGAGGAACCTCCTGCAAATGCAGCTGGAGCAGCTGAGGGAGGAAATGAGCTCCAAGCTCGACGCCGCCGACCAAGAG GTGCGGCGTCtgcaggaggaggtggagcacgGCGAGAGGGACATGAGCGCGGCCGAGTGCCAGATAGCCACCATGAGGCAGGCGCAGGACAAActgctggaggagctggacgCCACCAGGGGGCGACTGAGGGAGACAAGCAACCTGCTCACCGCCCTGCAG GGCGAGCTGGAGGTCCAAACACGACAACATGAAGCCAAAGTCATCACCaccaaagaggaagagaaaCATAAGATGGATAAGATGGCTTTGGAGCTGGAACTCAAGTGGACCGAGACCCTCAG GCAAGAATGCAAGAAACTGCGCGAGGAGCTACGAGAGGAGCACGCGGCGGACAAAGCGGCCGCCTTGAGCCAGCTGGCCCAAAGCAAAGAGCAAGAGATGAGCAACTCCCGAGACAGCTGGCAGAGGAAAGTGGACGACCTGCTGGAACAG ATCTCCTTGCTGAAGCAGAGTCTGGAGATGCAATTGTCGCAGTCGCAGTCGTCGctgcagcagcttcagcagcAGTTCAGCCAGGAGCGCGAGCACCTGCGAACGCAGCTCGACGAGCTGCAGACGGAGCACCAGCGCCGACACCAGCGGCTGCACGAGGCTCAGTGCTGCGCCCTGCAGGACGTCGAGCACGCCCGCCAACGAGATATCAAG gagctggaggagcgcCTCCGTCAGCACCATCACGCCGAGCTCCAGTCGCTGCGAGAGGCCCACCGGCACAGCGTGGAGACCCTCAAGCAGCAGTCGGAGCAGGAGCTGCAGACGCTACGATTCGAGCTGGAGGATGAGGGCAAGGCCATGCTGG CATCTCTTCGGTCGGAGCTGAATCACATCCACGCGTCGGCCATTGAGCACCTGCGACAAAACCACCAACAGGAAGTGACGGCCGTCAAGAAGGAACTGGAAAAGACGGTGGAGAAAACCTGCCTTCAG GAGCGCGAGCTGCTGGGCCGCATGGCCGAGCTGCAGGAGGAGGCCACGCGGCGGAAGAAGCACATCGCTCAGCTGGACCACCAAATCCACACGCTCAACGAGAACATCAGCAGCCTTACCAAGGAGCTGGAGCTCAAAGGCAAGGAGGTGCTCAAGATACGCAGCGAGGCCAACCAGCAGATCAG GGCCCACGAGCAGGAGCTGCAAAAACGTCACGAGCGAGAAGTGTCGGAGATGAACGCCGCCCACAGCAGAGACACGCAGCACATGTTGGCCGACTTCAACAAGGCGCAGGAGGTCCTCAAGGATAAGATCTCGGCCCTGCAGATTCT GCTGGAAGGCACCGAAGATAAATTCAGGAACAGGGAAAGTCGCCCCGAGGATCTGCAGATGATCGCCGAGCTCAAGGATATGGTGTCCGAGAGGGAATCACTCGTCAAGAAGCTGGTG GACGACAAGAAGTTCTACCAGCTGGAGCTGGTCAACCGAGAGAGCAACTTCAACAAGGTCTTCAACGCCAGTCCCAACGTTGGCGTCATCAACCCGCTCATCAAG
- the fam184a gene encoding protein FAM184A isoform X4, which produces MATGSGWQQYYCPAGQGKYPSSSTTSTTTTSFQSGLAMEYTQDLHLKMSKKIAQLTKVIYALNTKNDEHEAAIATLKEAHEEEVQQILSETREKILQYKSKISDEMDLKRRIQSLEESMELHERMKRQALAEFDNYRQRVEDLQLCTEAQHTQRVVSMSREVEEMRRSFEEKLRTFGQAQAQFEQEKKAALEELKGQHRQEVQELLRSHQSHNANYSKDQEKLGQLHKAEVDSLTERVEELKQDKKRLVDEYEAKLSKAQAFYERELEAMKRTQQLTADNLLAWKRTEAELRREFQTQEAALQKTLGKLRTELARVSEEARDHRERSHKLQASLAASESAVKELSKQLDEVTQNSEIVEIRQKEAECELEAARDRVQQQATEILLKASQISSLQATQMTQEAAVRDLDNERSRLKDKVLRLEEEREALHTQSQALDERHKQQLQSLHKTLREEKAAHEKDMNGLRARYEEESGQSKENQARVLDEVAKKHRAALESTLGGAERDKNRLLAELEQQFEQERRTLEEQRNLLQMQLEQLREEMSSKLDAADQEVRRLQEEVEHGERDMSAAECQIATMRQAQDKLLEELDATRGRLRETSNLLTALQGELEVQTRQHEAKVITTKEEEKHKMDKMALELELKWTETLRQECKKLREELREEHAADKAAALSQLAQSKEQEMSNSRDSWQRKVDDLLEQISLLKQSLEMQLSQSQSSLQQLQQQFSQEREHLRTQLDELQTEHQRRHQRLHEAQCCALQDVEHARQRDIKELEERLRQHHHAELQSLREAHRHSVETLKQQSEQELQTLRFELEDEGKAMLASLRSELNHIHASAIEHLRQNHQQEVTAVKKELEKTVEKTCLQERELLGRMAELQEEATRRKKHIAQLDHQIHTLNENISSLTKELELKGKEVLKIRSEANQQIRAHEQELQKRHEREVSEMNAAHSRDTQHMLADFNKAQEVLKDKISALQILLEGTEDKFRNRESRPEDLQMIAELKDMVSERESLVKKLVHVARSMPARVRKAHV; this is translated from the exons GTAATCTACGCACTCAACACCAAGAACGACGAGCACGAGGCGGCCATCGCCACCCTGAAGGAGGCTCACGAGGAGGAGGTGCAGCAGATCCTCTCTGAGACCAGGGAGAAGATTTTACAG TATAAGAGCAAGATCAGCGACGAGATGGACCTGAAGAGACGCATCCAGTCCCTGGAGGAGTCCATGGAGCTGCACGAGAGGATGAAGAGGCAGGCGCTGGCCGAGTTTGACAACTACCGGCAGAGGGTGGAGGACCTGCAGCTGTGCACCGAGGCTCAG CACACCCAACGGGTGGTGTCCATGTCGCGCGAGGTGGAGGAGATGCGGCGCTCGTTCGAGGAGAAGCTGCGCACCTTCGGCCAGGCGCAGGCGCAATTCGAGCAGGAGAAGAAAGCGGCGCTGGAGGAACTGAAGGGTCAACACCGGCAGGAGGTGCAGGAGCTCCTCCGCAGCCACCAGAGCCACAACGCCAACTACAGCAAAGACCAAGAGAAGCTGGGCCAGCTCCACAAAGCCGAG GTGGATTCTCTGACAGAACGAGTAGAAGAACTCAAGCAGGACAAGAAGAGACTTGTGGATGAGTATGAGGCCAAACTCAGCAAG GCTCAGGCCTTTTACGAGCGCGAACTGGAGGCCATGAAGCGAACGCAGCAGCTGACGGCCGACAACCTTCTAGCGTGGAAGCGCACCGAGGCCGAGCTGCGCCGCGAGTTTCAGACGCAGGAGGCGGCGCTGCAGAAGACTCTGGGCAAGCTCCGGACCGAGCTGGCCCGCGTCAGCGAGGAGGCTCGCGATCACCGCGAGCGCTCGCACAAGCTGCAGGCCTCGCTCGCCGCCTCTGAGAGTGCCGTCAAg GAGCTGAGCAAGCAGCTGGACGAGGTGACGCAGAATTCCGAGATTGTGGAGATCCGCCAAAAGGAGGCCGAGTGCGAGCTGGAGGCGGCCCGGGATCGAGTCCAGCAGCAGGCCACCGAGATCCTCCTCAAAGCCA GTCAGATCAGCAGCCTGCAAGCCACCCAGATGACTCAGGAGGCGGCCGTGCGGGACCTGGACAACGAGCGCAGCCGTCTGAAGGATAAAGTGCTGAGGCTGGAGGAGGAACGCGAGGCGCTCCACACCCAGAGCCAAGCGCTGGACGAGAGGCACAAGCAACAACTGCAGTCCCTGCACAAG ACGCTACGCGAGGAGAAGGCGGCTCACGAGAAGGACATGAACGGCCTGCGAGCTCGCTACGAAGAGGAAAGCGGCCAGAGCAAGGAGAACCAGGCCCGGGTTCTGGACGAGGTGGCCAAGAAGCATCGGGCCGCGCTGGAGAGCACGCTCGGCGGAGCGGAGAGGGACAAAAACAGACTCTTGGCT GAGCTGGAGCAGCAGTTTGAGCAAGAGCGCCGCACGCTGGAGGAACAGAGGAACCTCCTGCAAATGCAGCTGGAGCAGCTGAGGGAGGAAATGAGCTCCAAGCTCGACGCCGCCGACCAAGAG GTGCGGCGTCtgcaggaggaggtggagcacgGCGAGAGGGACATGAGCGCGGCCGAGTGCCAGATAGCCACCATGAGGCAGGCGCAGGACAAActgctggaggagctggacgCCACCAGGGGGCGACTGAGGGAGACAAGCAACCTGCTCACCGCCCTGCAG GGCGAGCTGGAGGTCCAAACACGACAACATGAAGCCAAAGTCATCACCaccaaagaggaagagaaaCATAAGATGGATAAGATGGCTTTGGAGCTGGAACTCAAGTGGACCGAGACCCTCAG GCAAGAATGCAAGAAACTGCGCGAGGAGCTACGAGAGGAGCACGCGGCGGACAAAGCGGCCGCCTTGAGCCAGCTGGCCCAAAGCAAAGAGCAAGAGATGAGCAACTCCCGAGACAGCTGGCAGAGGAAAGTGGACGACCTGCTGGAACAG ATCTCCTTGCTGAAGCAGAGTCTGGAGATGCAATTGTCGCAGTCGCAGTCGTCGctgcagcagcttcagcagcAGTTCAGCCAGGAGCGCGAGCACCTGCGAACGCAGCTCGACGAGCTGCAGACGGAGCACCAGCGCCGACACCAGCGGCTGCACGAGGCTCAGTGCTGCGCCCTGCAGGACGTCGAGCACGCCCGCCAACGAGATATCAAG gagctggaggagcgcCTCCGTCAGCACCATCACGCCGAGCTCCAGTCGCTGCGAGAGGCCCACCGGCACAGCGTGGAGACCCTCAAGCAGCAGTCGGAGCAGGAGCTGCAGACGCTACGATTCGAGCTGGAGGATGAGGGCAAGGCCATGCTGG CATCTCTTCGGTCGGAGCTGAATCACATCCACGCGTCGGCCATTGAGCACCTGCGACAAAACCACCAACAGGAAGTGACGGCCGTCAAGAAGGAACTGGAAAAGACGGTGGAGAAAACCTGCCTTCAG GAGCGCGAGCTGCTGGGCCGCATGGCCGAGCTGCAGGAGGAGGCCACGCGGCGGAAGAAGCACATCGCTCAGCTGGACCACCAAATCCACACGCTCAACGAGAACATCAGCAGCCTTACCAAGGAGCTGGAGCTCAAAGGCAAGGAGGTGCTCAAGATACGCAGCGAGGCCAACCAGCAGATCAG GGCCCACGAGCAGGAGCTGCAAAAACGTCACGAGCGAGAAGTGTCGGAGATGAACGCCGCCCACAGCAGAGACACGCAGCACATGTTGGCCGACTTCAACAAGGCGCAGGAGGTCCTCAAGGATAAGATCTCGGCCCTGCAGATTCT GCTGGAAGGCACCGAAGATAAATTCAGGAACAGGGAAAGTCGCCCCGAGGATCTGCAGATGATCGCCGAGCTCAAGGATATGGTGTCCGAGAGGGAATCACTCGTCAAGAAGCTGGTG CATGTGGCTCGGTCGATGCCTGCGCGCGTCCGTAAAGCCCATGTGTGA